A genomic stretch from Bordetella sp. N includes:
- a CDS encoding response regulator transcription factor — MRILIIEDDPDILGNIAHHLEARGYIVDCASDGLRGYGLAEQDNFDLIVLDLMLPRLDGYELCRKLRTEAGLDTPIIMVTARDTLDDRLHGFDVGADDYLVKPFALAELSARIKALLHRTRGGAQNRVLQVGDLELDLDTRRLSRAGQVLRLPPAPLQLLTILMRASPAVVHRARLEEALWRDSPPDSDSLRTHIHQIRQVIDKPYPEPLLQTVHGIGYQLRSGDGA, encoded by the coding sequence ATGCGCATCCTGATCATCGAAGACGATCCCGACATCCTCGGCAACATCGCCCATCACCTGGAGGCGCGCGGTTATATCGTCGACTGCGCCAGCGATGGCCTGCGGGGCTACGGGCTGGCTGAACAGGACAACTTCGACCTGATCGTGCTGGACCTGATGCTGCCGCGCCTGGACGGCTACGAGCTGTGCCGCAAGCTGCGCACCGAGGCCGGCCTGGACACGCCCATCATCATGGTGACGGCACGCGATACGCTCGATGACCGCCTGCACGGTTTCGACGTGGGCGCGGACGACTACCTGGTCAAGCCCTTCGCCCTGGCTGAACTGTCCGCACGGATCAAGGCCTTGCTGCATCGCACTCGCGGCGGCGCGCAGAACCGCGTTCTGCAGGTGGGTGACCTGGAGCTGGATCTGGACACGCGCCGCCTGAGCCGCGCCGGCCAGGTGCTACGCTTGCCGCCGGCGCCTTTGCAACTGCTGACCATCCTGATGCGCGCCAGCCCCGCGGTGGTCCATCGCGCGCGTCTGGAAGAAGCGCTGTGGCGCGATTCGCCGCCCGACAGCGACAGCCTGCGCACCCACATCCACCAGATCCGCCAGGTCATCGACAAGCCCTACCCTGAGCCCCTGTTGCAGACCGTGCACGGGATCGGCTATCAGCTGAGGAGCGGGGATGGCGCCTGA
- a CDS encoding iron ABC transporter permease → MSVLASGGEHAIAHFQRTVRRRHVLTALLCVAIFLGLLLDMRTGPAGLSARDLLRVLFQPALASNADRVIVWDFRLPYALTAVLVGMCLGLGGAEMQTVLDNPLASPYTLGVSAAAAFGAALAITLDLSLPGLGSAGTISLAAFAAALVSVAALERVARWRGGSTLGVVLFGIALVYAFQALIMLLQFVATEEALQGIVFWTMGSLARASWVSVTVLAVALLLLAPFSWRDAWKLTALRLGEERAISFGVDVRRLRLASLLRVSALAALAVSFVGTIGFVGLVAPHIARLLVGEDHRHYLPASALCGALIMSLASVASKTLLPGALVPVGIVTALVGIPFFLTIVLRAMRRVD, encoded by the coding sequence ATGTCAGTCCTGGCTTCCGGCGGCGAGCACGCCATTGCCCACTTCCAGCGCACCGTACGGCGCCGTCATGTACTGACCGCGCTGCTGTGCGTGGCCATCTTCCTGGGACTGCTGCTGGACATGCGCACGGGTCCCGCCGGCTTGAGCGCCCGCGACCTGCTGCGCGTGCTGTTCCAACCCGCTCTCGCCAGCAACGCGGATCGCGTGATCGTCTGGGACTTTCGTCTGCCCTATGCCTTGACCGCCGTCCTGGTCGGCATGTGCCTGGGCCTGGGCGGCGCCGAGATGCAGACGGTGCTGGATAATCCGCTGGCCAGTCCTTACACCCTGGGCGTGTCGGCGGCAGCGGCGTTCGGGGCCGCGCTGGCCATCACCTTGGACCTCAGCCTGCCAGGCCTGGGTTCGGCGGGAACGATTTCGCTGGCCGCGTTCGCCGCGGCCCTGGTGTCCGTGGCGGCGCTGGAGCGCGTCGCGCGTTGGCGGGGCGGGTCCACCCTGGGCGTGGTGCTGTTCGGCATCGCGCTGGTCTACGCCTTCCAGGCGCTGATCATGTTGCTGCAATTCGTCGCTACGGAAGAAGCCCTGCAGGGGATCGTGTTCTGGACCATGGGCAGCCTGGCCCGTGCCAGCTGGGTGTCGGTGACCGTATTGGCCGTGGCCTTGCTGTTGCTGGCGCCGTTCTCCTGGCGCGATGCGTGGAAGCTGACCGCCCTGCGCCTGGGGGAAGAACGCGCCATCAGCTTCGGCGTGGACGTACGCCGTCTGCGGCTGGCCAGTCTGTTGCGGGTCAGCGCGCTGGCCGCGCTGGCGGTGTCCTTTGTCGGCACCATCGGTTTCGTGGGCCTGGTCGCGCCCCATATCGCGCGCCTGCTGGTGGGCGAGGACCATCGCCACTATCTGCCGGCCAGCGCCTTGTGCGGCGCGTTGATCATGTCGCTGGCGTCGGTGGCGTCCAAGACCTTGCTGCCCGGCGCGCTGGTGCCCGTGGGCATCGTCACCGCGCTGGTGGGTATTCCGTTCTTCCTGACCATCGTTTTGCGTGCCATGCGCAGGGTGGACTGA
- a CDS encoding acyclic terpene utilization AtuA family protein codes for MKQVTGVAPSGSMGSGYNLASFKRAMQANPDFIGQDAGSTDMGPYYHGADKAFLPMSAYRRDLAVMLAAARAAKIPLLIGSAITNGSNATLELMIRMVREVAAEQKLSFKLAIISAEIDKKYLKEKIATYGPLEGLGPDSGLTAQMVDAAGPIVAQMGMEPFMRALEQGAEVIIAGRACDDAVFAAMPVLRGFDPGLSLHCGKILECAGLSAVPYDLGEPMIGRVREDHFEVEPGNPDSRCTTVSVAGHSLYERSDPFMQAGPGGINDLTHATFEQVDPRIVQVRGSRYINDSNYRVKLEGAEQLGYRSIVVVGIRDAVMIRELDHVLEHARERAEERFGLKENNISLLFRQYGKNGVMGDLEPDLDHVPKEIGLVIDAVAPDQDTATAVAMFTRGVLQHADYPGILTTAGNMAYPFSPFGVPVGPAYRFSVYHLMPVANATECFPIHYENIRN; via the coding sequence ATGAAACAAGTAACCGGCGTGGCGCCATCGGGTTCGATGGGCAGTGGCTATAACCTGGCGTCGTTCAAGCGCGCCATGCAAGCCAATCCCGATTTCATCGGGCAGGACGCGGGGTCCACCGATATGGGTCCCTACTATCACGGCGCCGACAAGGCCTTCCTGCCGATGTCGGCCTACCGGCGCGATCTGGCGGTGATGCTGGCGGCCGCGCGCGCGGCCAAGATTCCCTTGCTGATCGGCTCGGCCATCACCAACGGCTCCAATGCCACCCTGGAACTGATGATACGCATGGTGCGCGAAGTGGCGGCGGAGCAGAAGCTGTCCTTCAAGCTGGCCATCATCAGCGCCGAGATCGACAAGAAATACCTGAAGGAAAAGATCGCCACCTACGGCCCGCTGGAAGGCCTGGGCCCGGATAGCGGCCTGACCGCGCAAATGGTCGACGCCGCCGGTCCCATCGTCGCGCAAATGGGCATGGAGCCCTTCATGCGCGCGCTGGAGCAGGGCGCCGAGGTCATCATCGCCGGCCGTGCCTGCGACGACGCGGTGTTCGCCGCCATGCCGGTGCTGCGCGGTTTCGACCCCGGACTGTCGCTGCATTGCGGCAAGATCCTGGAATGCGCGGGCCTGTCCGCGGTGCCCTACGACCTGGGCGAGCCCATGATAGGCCGCGTGCGCGAGGATCATTTCGAAGTGGAGCCGGGCAATCCGGACAGCCGCTGCACCACTGTATCCGTGGCGGGCCATTCGCTCTACGAGCGCAGCGACCCCTTCATGCAGGCGGGCCCGGGCGGCATCAACGACCTGACCCATGCTACCTTCGAGCAAGTGGATCCGCGCATCGTGCAGGTAAGGGGCAGCCGCTACATCAATGACAGCAACTACCGCGTCAAACTGGAAGGCGCCGAGCAACTGGGCTATCGCAGCATCGTGGTGGTCGGCATCCGCGACGCCGTGATGATCCGCGAACTGGACCACGTGCTGGAGCACGCCCGCGAGCGCGCCGAAGAGCGCTTCGGCCTGAAGGAAAACAACATCAGCCTGCTGTTCCGCCAATACGGCAAGAACGGCGTGATGGGTGACCTGGAGCCCGACCTCGATCACGTGCCCAAGGAAATCGGCCTGGTAATCGATGCCGTGGCGCCGGACCAGGATACGGCCACGGCAGTGGCCATGTTCACGCGGGGCGTGCTGCAGCATGCCGACTACCCCGGCATCCTGACCACGGCCGGCAATATGGCGTATCCGTTCTCGCCGTTCGGCGTGCCGGTCGGCCCGGCCTACCGCTTCTCCGTCTATCACCTGATGCCCGTGGCCAACGCCACGGAATGCTTCCCCATCCATTACGAGAACATCCGGAATTGA
- a CDS encoding DUF4387 domain-containing protein: MAESTSSKTQPMTAYAKVIRSKNSGPFDLTFDIMFDADAPYLHVKNSGVINVENVARAFAIPAAEVLVCTPFDAARAFKITIKRPVSSGDLQDRDVYGCQQHVPLTRIQVPV; encoded by the coding sequence ATGGCTGAATCGACCTCCAGCAAGACCCAGCCGATGACGGCTTACGCCAAGGTCATCCGCAGCAAGAACTCGGGTCCCTTCGACCTGACCTTCGACATCATGTTCGACGCGGATGCGCCTTATCTGCATGTGAAGAACAGCGGGGTGATCAATGTCGAGAACGTGGCGCGGGCTTTCGCCATCCCCGCGGCCGAAGTGCTGGTCTGCACGCCGTTCGACGCGGCGCGCGCATTCAAGATCACCATCAAGCGGCCGGTCAGTTCCGGCGATCTGCAGGACAGGGATGTGTACGGCTGCCAGCAGCATGTGCCCTTGACCCGGATCCAGGTGCCGGTCTAA
- a CDS encoding Rrf2 family transcriptional regulator, whose translation MRLTDYTDYSLRALIYVASHPDEPVTIQHIADAYGIPRNHLIKIVQKLGQEGFLLTTRGRAGGLRLGRPAKDIKIGAVVRATETDFAMVECFHDEDHCVITRACVLKGVLNQALQAWFKVLDGVTLHDLVDKPAALNRAFTQALALADVRADLREAAAGNGAAPVRTKRGRPAKQAAS comes from the coding sequence ATGCGGCTTACCGATTACACGGACTACAGTCTGCGTGCGCTGATTTATGTGGCGTCGCATCCCGACGAGCCCGTCACCATCCAGCACATTGCCGATGCGTACGGCATTCCGCGCAATCATCTGATCAAGATCGTGCAGAAGCTGGGCCAGGAAGGATTCCTGCTCACGACGCGTGGCCGTGCCGGCGGCCTGCGGCTTGGCCGTCCGGCCAAGGACATCAAGATCGGCGCGGTGGTGCGCGCCACGGAAACCGATTTCGCCATGGTGGAGTGCTTCCACGATGAGGACCACTGCGTCATCACCCGTGCCTGTGTGCTCAAGGGCGTGTTGAACCAGGCGTTGCAAGCCTGGTTCAAGGTACTGGACGGTGTCACCTTGCACGACCTGGTCGACAAGCCGGCCGCGCTGAACCGCGCGTTCACGCAAGCCCTGGCGCTGGCCGATGTGCGCGCTGACTTGCGCGAGGCAGCCGCCGGTAACGGCGCGGCACCCGTCCGCACGAAAAGAGGCCGCCCGGCAAAGCAGGCGGCCTCCTGA
- a CDS encoding LysR substrate-binding domain-containing protein: MNLRQIEVFRAVMLAGSVSGAAQLLHVSQPAVSRLISYTESRLGFALFQRLRGRLHPTPEAHKLFNEVEVLYQGVQRINGLASDMANQTGGVLRVACSPSLAYALMPMAIAKFSLRFPDVQVTLEGMLADALIDSVLTQRADVLVAMVPVQHPRIQVHKLFRNRVVAVLPPDHKLAERKRLRVTDLKNERIIGYGAETPLAHAIGRLYDGARIAPRWVAEVMQTHVACAMVQQGLGIALVDELAQIGGAWPGLHVRELTPTIDLQVRIGYSRHEPLSAMVQAFVDEVQALQHPVLVPV, translated from the coding sequence ATGAATCTTCGTCAGATTGAAGTATTTCGTGCGGTCATGCTCGCTGGCTCCGTCAGCGGCGCGGCCCAGCTGCTGCATGTCTCGCAACCCGCCGTCAGCCGGCTGATTTCCTACACGGAATCGCGGCTGGGCTTCGCGCTGTTCCAGCGCCTGCGCGGCCGCCTGCATCCGACTCCCGAAGCCCATAAGCTCTTCAACGAAGTGGAAGTGCTGTACCAGGGCGTGCAGCGCATCAACGGCCTGGCCAGCGACATGGCCAACCAGACGGGCGGCGTCCTGCGGGTAGCGTGCAGCCCCAGCCTGGCTTATGCCCTGATGCCCATGGCCATCGCGAAATTCTCGCTGCGCTTTCCCGACGTGCAGGTGACCCTGGAAGGGATGCTGGCCGACGCCCTGATCGACTCGGTGCTGACCCAGCGCGCCGACGTGCTGGTGGCCATGGTGCCGGTGCAGCACCCCCGCATCCAGGTCCATAAGCTGTTCCGCAACCGGGTGGTCGCGGTGCTGCCACCGGACCACAAGCTGGCCGAGCGCAAGCGCCTGCGTGTCACGGACCTGAAGAACGAACGCATCATCGGCTACGGCGCCGAGACGCCCCTGGCACACGCCATCGGCCGCCTGTACGACGGCGCCCGTATCGCGCCCCGCTGGGTGGCCGAGGTCATGCAGACCCACGTGGCCTGCGCCATGGTGCAACAGGGCCTGGGCATCGCGCTGGTCGACGAGCTGGCCCAGATCGGTGGAGCCTGGCCCGGCCTGCACGTCCGCGAGCTCACGCCCACCATCGACCTGCAGGTCCGCATCGGCTACTCGCGCCACGAACCCCTGTCGGCCATGGTGCAAGCCTTCGTCGACGAGGTCCAGGCCTTGCAACACCCGGTGCTGGTCCCCGTCTGA
- a CDS encoding ABC transporter ATP-binding protein, producing MADPLTLENLRVAYGRREVLRGAGAPPLTAGTVTALLGSNGSGKSTLLKTLGGLAAAQSGRACLGDFDLLKATPQARAGHVVYMPQALPKSVHLTVFESVVVAAHARDRSRRTRAELERVHGLLESLGIAGLAQRHLDELSGGQKQLVGLAQALVRRPRLLLLDEPLSALDLNYQFHVMRLLRRETREQGLVTLVVLHDLDMALRHADQAWMLSRGEIVAAGAPGAVITPATLAQVYGVQAQVLFDEGFSHVHVDGLVDEVVR from the coding sequence ATGGCCGATCCGCTTACTCTCGAAAACCTGCGGGTCGCCTATGGTCGCCGTGAAGTCCTGCGCGGGGCAGGTGCGCCGCCGTTGACAGCCGGGACGGTGACGGCGCTGCTGGGGTCTAACGGCAGCGGCAAGTCCACCTTGCTGAAGACGCTTGGTGGCCTGGCGGCAGCGCAGTCCGGCCGGGCTTGTCTGGGCGACTTCGACCTGCTGAAGGCCACGCCGCAAGCGCGTGCGGGCCACGTGGTGTACATGCCGCAGGCCTTGCCCAAGTCGGTGCATCTGACCGTCTTCGAATCGGTGGTCGTGGCCGCGCATGCGCGTGATCGTTCGCGGCGGACGCGGGCGGAACTTGAACGGGTGCATGGACTGCTGGAAAGCCTGGGCATTGCCGGGTTGGCGCAGCGGCATCTGGATGAACTGTCCGGCGGACAGAAGCAGCTGGTCGGCCTGGCGCAGGCCTTGGTGCGGCGGCCGCGCCTGTTGTTGCTGGACGAGCCCTTGTCCGCGCTGGACCTGAATTACCAGTTCCACGTGATGCGCCTGCTGCGGCGGGAGACGCGGGAGCAGGGGTTGGTGACGCTGGTCGTGCTGCATGATCTGGACATGGCCTTGCGGCATGCGGATCAGGCCTGGATGTTGTCGCGGGGAGAGATCGTCGCTGCCGGCGCGCCTGGGGCGGTGATCACGCCGGCGACGTTGGCGCAGGTGTATGGGGTTCAGGCGCAGGTGCTGTTCGATGAGGGGTTTTCGCACGTGCACGTTGATGGGTTGGTGGATGAAGTAGTGAGATAG
- a CDS encoding ABC transporter substrate-binding protein, whose translation MAVVILAGLALATIPRAAAAREVVDLAGRHVTVPDHPQRVLLGEGRFVFAMAILDRDDPVKRVVGWQGELKAQDPYAWQQLVTRYPAAAKVPLIGQRSESSVSPEKIVSLRPDVAIFGLSGHGPGVNNPMIKPLQDAGIPIVFIDFREHPVEHTVASMRVLGQVLDREKAAQAYVDFYEDGLRRVRAVVDPVPLEQRPRVFVEMLAGVWPACCHSTGKGNFGDLVVAAGGRNVAADVLPGAIGDVSLEYLMQARPDVYVATGSRSDPLKPGLLAGPGIVADVSARSLSKVLAREGIRDLDAVRRGRTLGIWHAYYNSPYNIIAIEALARLFYPRAGATLDPETDMARLYRDFVRLDPNGTYWTAAAGPAAAPAAPATSAAAGSIEAPVAPANAAR comes from the coding sequence ATGGCCGTCGTAATCCTGGCCGGCCTGGCCTTGGCCACTATCCCCCGCGCGGCCGCGGCGCGTGAAGTCGTCGATCTGGCCGGCCGCCACGTCACCGTGCCCGACCACCCGCAACGCGTGTTGCTGGGCGAGGGGCGTTTCGTTTTCGCCATGGCAATCCTTGACCGCGACGATCCGGTCAAGCGCGTCGTCGGCTGGCAGGGCGAGCTGAAGGCGCAGGACCCCTACGCCTGGCAGCAACTGGTGACGCGTTATCCCGCTGCCGCCAAAGTGCCCCTGATCGGCCAGCGCTCGGAAAGCAGTGTCAGCCCGGAAAAAATCGTGTCCTTGCGGCCGGACGTGGCGATCTTCGGCCTCAGCGGCCACGGCCCGGGCGTGAACAACCCGATGATCAAGCCCTTGCAGGACGCCGGCATTCCCATCGTCTTCATCGATTTTCGCGAGCATCCCGTTGAGCACACCGTGGCCAGCATGCGCGTTCTTGGCCAGGTGCTGGACCGTGAGAAGGCCGCGCAGGCCTATGTCGATTTCTATGAAGACGGCCTGCGCCGGGTGCGTGCGGTGGTCGATCCCGTTCCGCTGGAACAACGGCCGCGCGTGTTCGTGGAAATGCTGGCGGGCGTGTGGCCGGCATGCTGCCACAGCACGGGGAAGGGCAACTTCGGCGATCTGGTGGTGGCGGCCGGCGGACGCAATGTGGCGGCCGACGTGTTGCCGGGCGCCATCGGTGACGTCAGCCTTGAGTACCTGATGCAAGCCCGGCCCGACGTTTATGTGGCGACCGGCAGCCGCTCCGATCCGCTCAAGCCCGGGCTGCTGGCGGGGCCCGGCATTGTGGCCGACGTGTCCGCGCGCAGCTTGTCCAAGGTGCTGGCGCGCGAGGGCATTCGGGATCTGGACGCCGTGCGCCGGGGCCGCACCCTGGGCATCTGGCACGCCTACTACAACTCGCCCTACAACATCATCGCCATCGAGGCGCTGGCGCGGCTGTTCTATCCCCGCGCGGGCGCGACACTGGATCCCGAAACGGACATGGCGCGCCTGTATCGTGACTTCGTCCGCCTGGATCCCAACGGTACGTATTGGACCGCGGCCGCGGGCCCGGCCGCGGCTCCGGCCGCGCCCGCCACCAGCGCCGCGGCCGGCTCGATCGAGGCCCCCGTGGCACCGGCCAACGCCGCGCGCTAG
- a CDS encoding globin domain-containing protein: MLSQQSRPYIDASVPVLREHGLAITKTFYSNMFAERPDLTNLFNMGNQASGVQQQSLASAVFAYAANYDRADVLAPVLDRIVHKHAAVGLKPSHYTIVGRHLLGAIKQVLGDAATPELMAAWDEAYWLLAGELIAAEGRLYERSNAGPDHRLPLRITERDAQGSEIVALTLAATDGTALPDFQPGQYVSVVVELSPGVFQQRQYSLSDAPNGSHWRISVKREAAGQDTPAGVVSNWLHDNANVGDVLMVSRPYGDFAPVLDGKSPIALLSAGVGITPMIAVLNTMAQRNPARPVLFAHAARDHACLAHLDDVAEAGARMPAFSAHYFLEAGAEAPSAQGGALLAGATAHSGRMRLAALFDARQLAEANTDFYLCGPLPFMQAQRAALLEAGVPSTRIHREVFGPDLLDDLL, encoded by the coding sequence ATGTTGTCGCAGCAGTCCCGGCCGTACATCGATGCCAGCGTTCCCGTGTTGCGTGAGCACGGCCTGGCGATCACCAAGACCTTCTACAGCAATATGTTCGCCGAGCGCCCGGACTTGACGAACCTGTTCAACATGGGCAATCAGGCCAGCGGCGTGCAGCAGCAATCCCTGGCGTCGGCGGTGTTCGCCTACGCCGCCAATTACGATCGCGCCGACGTGCTGGCGCCCGTGCTCGACCGTATCGTGCACAAGCACGCGGCGGTGGGCCTGAAGCCGTCGCACTACACCATCGTGGGGCGCCACCTGCTGGGCGCCATCAAGCAGGTGCTGGGAGACGCTGCCACGCCGGAACTGATGGCAGCCTGGGACGAAGCCTATTGGTTGCTGGCCGGCGAATTGATCGCGGCGGAAGGGCGTCTGTACGAACGCAGCAATGCCGGGCCGGATCATCGCCTGCCGCTGCGCATCACCGAGCGCGATGCGCAAGGCAGCGAAATCGTCGCGCTGACCCTGGCGGCGACGGACGGCACGGCCTTGCCGGACTTCCAGCCCGGTCAGTACGTGTCGGTGGTGGTCGAGTTGAGCCCGGGCGTGTTCCAGCAGCGGCAGTACAGCCTGTCCGACGCGCCCAACGGCAGCCACTGGCGGATCTCGGTCAAGCGCGAGGCGGCAGGGCAGGACACACCTGCCGGCGTGGTGTCGAACTGGCTGCACGACAACGCCAACGTCGGGGATGTGCTGATGGTCAGCCGGCCCTACGGTGATTTCGCGCCCGTGCTGGACGGCAAGTCGCCCATCGCGCTGTTGTCGGCCGGCGTCGGCATTACGCCCATGATTGCGGTGCTCAACACCATGGCGCAACGCAATCCGGCACGGCCGGTGTTGTTCGCCCATGCGGCGCGCGACCATGCCTGTCTGGCGCATCTGGACGACGTGGCCGAGGCCGGCGCGCGGATGCCGGCCTTCAGCGCGCATTACTTCCTGGAGGCGGGCGCGGAAGCCCCGTCCGCGCAAGGCGGCGCGCTTTTGGCCGGCGCCACCGCGCACAGTGGTCGCATGCGCCTTGCCGCCCTGTTCGATGCGCGGCAGTTGGCCGAGGCCAACACCGATTTCTATCTGTGCGGGCCTCTACCCTTCATGCAGGCGCAGCGCGCGGCGCTGTTGGAAGCCGGCGTGCCGTCCACCCGCATACACCGCGAAGTCTTCGGCCCGGATCTGCTGGACGATCTGCTGTGA
- a CDS encoding tripartite tricarboxylate transporter substrate binding protein has protein sequence MKLAHTHLRRRLLATATIAATVWALAAPAQAAGTFPDRPITVVTPYPAGGSLDTVGRPLAQGFEKAAGQSMIIENVGGAGGLIGANKVVKAPADGNTLLLASNGQVTLAPLVYKDMSYNPETDLVPIVHLVDQTAVLYASAKSPYKTFADVVAAAKGQETLQFASTGTGSISHLALELLAQKMGTRFTHVPYRGAAPALQDLAGGQVPLMFTFVGSAKPLTQSGMVRPLAVAAKARLASLPDVPTFAELGYPDVQASVWIGLMAPKGTPADRVQKLATLVDSVLANPDFKKLMIDNNMEIKGGSVATFKAMMADDQRRWADLAKTVNLASN, from the coding sequence ATGAAGCTCGCGCACACGCATCTCCGCCGGCGGCTGCTCGCCACCGCCACCATCGCTGCCACCGTCTGGGCGCTCGCCGCGCCGGCGCAGGCGGCGGGCACCTTCCCCGACCGGCCGATCACGGTGGTCACACCGTATCCCGCCGGCGGGTCGCTGGATACGGTGGGCCGGCCCCTGGCGCAGGGTTTCGAGAAAGCCGCGGGCCAAAGCATGATCATCGAAAACGTCGGCGGCGCCGGCGGCCTGATCGGCGCCAACAAGGTGGTCAAGGCACCCGCCGACGGCAATACCCTGCTGCTGGCCAGCAACGGCCAGGTCACCCTGGCGCCGCTGGTCTACAAGGACATGTCCTACAACCCCGAGACCGACCTGGTGCCCATCGTGCATCTGGTCGACCAGACGGCCGTGCTGTACGCGAGCGCCAAGTCGCCCTACAAAACCTTCGCCGACGTCGTCGCGGCCGCCAAAGGGCAGGAAACCCTGCAGTTCGCCTCCACCGGCACGGGCAGCATCTCGCACCTGGCCCTTGAACTGCTGGCCCAGAAGATGGGCACCCGCTTCACCCACGTGCCTTACCGCGGCGCTGCCCCAGCCCTGCAGGACCTGGCCGGCGGCCAGGTGCCGCTGATGTTCACCTTCGTCGGCTCGGCCAAGCCGCTGACGCAGTCGGGCATGGTGCGGCCGCTGGCGGTCGCCGCCAAGGCGCGCCTGGCCAGCCTGCCTGACGTACCGACCTTCGCGGAGCTGGGCTATCCGGACGTCCAGGCGTCCGTATGGATAGGCCTGATGGCGCCCAAGGGCACCCCGGCGGACCGGGTGCAGAAGCTGGCCACCCTGGTCGACAGCGTATTGGCCAACCCGGATTTCAAGAAACTCATGATCGACAACAACATGGAGATCAAAGGCGGCTCGGTAGCAACGTTCAAGGCCATGATGGCCGATGACCAACGCCGCTGGGCCGACCTGGCGAAGACCGTGAACCTGGCTTCCAACTAG